The following are encoded in a window of Streptomyces sp. 11x1 genomic DNA:
- a CDS encoding alginate lyase family protein produces the protein MTRQISRRAMLKAAGAATGAVGIGIGTGVAASPATAARTSFAHPGMLHTRADLERMAAKVKAGAAPYTAGFARLTANRHSQSTWLPNPQESSIRGGSGVQNYGALYHDVHAAYQNALRWKITGDTAHADTARDICNAWSGTLKGIGGGSEVTLLAGIYGYQFANVGELMRGYPGFDLARFQDMLVKHFYPANRHMMYRKTNCIGHYWANWDLCTMASIMAIGILCDDRAKFDETVDYFYHGEGNGSLAKAIPYVYDDVDLAQWQESGRDQGHSLMGIGLMGTICEMAWNQGVDLYGAEDSKFRKACEYVARYNLGHKVPYTTYTWTNGVHCVNTEQTVISEGGRGGGRPIWARVYHHYANRRGMAMPNTREMLARSGPEGGGGDYGPNSGGFDELGFGTLAYTRDKATAAEAAASPSPSKSTAAESGTSGSSGASKSPAGQSSGDVSAQGGKSDEDLAATGASDLPLWTAATGVTAVAGGLLLLRRRGQARREAE, from the coding sequence GTGACACGACAGATCAGCCGACGCGCCATGCTCAAGGCCGCGGGAGCGGCGACCGGCGCGGTCGGTATCGGTATCGGCACGGGCGTGGCCGCCTCCCCCGCGACGGCGGCGCGCACGTCCTTCGCGCATCCCGGGATGCTCCACACCCGGGCCGATCTCGAGCGCATGGCCGCCAAGGTGAAGGCGGGCGCCGCCCCCTACACGGCGGGTTTCGCCAGGCTCACCGCCAACCGTCACTCGCAGAGCACATGGCTGCCCAACCCGCAGGAGTCCTCGATCCGGGGAGGGAGCGGCGTCCAGAACTACGGGGCTCTCTACCACGACGTCCACGCCGCCTACCAGAACGCGCTGCGCTGGAAGATCACCGGCGACACCGCACACGCCGACACCGCGCGGGACATCTGCAACGCCTGGTCGGGGACGCTGAAGGGCATCGGCGGAGGCTCCGAAGTCACGCTCCTGGCGGGCATCTACGGGTACCAGTTCGCCAACGTCGGCGAGCTCATGCGCGGCTACCCCGGCTTCGACCTGGCCCGTTTCCAGGACATGCTGGTCAAGCACTTCTATCCGGCGAACCGCCACATGATGTACCGCAAGACCAATTGCATCGGCCACTACTGGGCGAACTGGGACCTGTGCACCATGGCCTCGATCATGGCCATCGGGATCCTCTGCGACGACCGGGCCAAGTTCGACGAGACGGTGGACTACTTCTACCACGGCGAAGGCAACGGCTCGCTGGCCAAGGCGATCCCGTACGTCTACGACGACGTGGACCTGGCCCAGTGGCAGGAGAGCGGGCGCGACCAGGGCCACAGCCTGATGGGCATCGGCCTGATGGGCACCATCTGCGAGATGGCCTGGAACCAGGGTGTCGACCTCTACGGCGCGGAGGACTCCAAGTTCCGCAAGGCGTGCGAGTACGTCGCCCGGTACAACCTCGGCCACAAGGTGCCCTACACCACCTACACCTGGACGAACGGCGTGCACTGCGTGAACACGGAGCAGACCGTCATCTCCGAAGGCGGCCGAGGCGGTGGGCGCCCGATCTGGGCGCGGGTCTACCACCACTACGCCAACAGGCGCGGCATGGCCATGCCGAACACCCGCGAGATGCTGGCCCGCAGCGGGCCCGAGGGAGGCGGCGGCGACTACGGCCCGAACAGCGGTGGATTCGACGAACTCGGCTTCGGCACACTGGCGTACACCCGGGACAAGGCCACCGCGGCCGAGGCGGCGGCCTCACCGTCCCCGTCGAAGTCGACGGCCGCCGAGTCCGGCACCTCCGGGTCGTCCGGTGCGTCCAAGTCCCCGGCCGGGCAGTCCTCCGGGGACGTCAGCGCCCAGGGCGGAAAGAGCGACGAGGACCTGGCCGCCACCGGCGCCTCGGACCTCCCTCTGTGGACGGCCGCGACCGGCGTCACCGCGGTCGCCGGCGGCCTCCTGCTGCTCCGCCGGCGCGGCCAGGCACGCCGCGAGGCGGAATGA
- a CDS encoding family 43 glycosylhydrolase: MDLTRRQLGRLAAVGTGTLLLPGLLPSSAAAADSFLSAKWGDQGDGTYANPIVPTDLSDWDCIRVGDDYYGITSTMGYSPGMAVLHSKDLVNWRPIGGAVDDVTRIGPELNWDRMNRYGRGVWAGAIRYHAGRYWVYFNTPDEGFFMTSAPSPEGPWEPLHSMWRTSGWNDVCPFWDDDGQGYLVTTHYSDGYKVHLYKLSEDGKSLVGPAPVIHQSNRSEASKLYKIDGVYYHLFSEVKPEGRVLMMNRGSSLFGPFETRQLLHVNTSVDREPNQGGLVQTPGGDWYFVTHHGSHGWEGRVLSLLPVTWVDGWPIIGTVGSDGIGTMAWTGQLPATGTPGLPVDALPAVVTSDSFTDTHLKPQWEWYYKPRAGYWSLTERPGYLRLKAFAPLAGDNLMKVGNTLTQRVLRTAGGATVTVRVELAGLTDGQHAGLCHYGARYAGLGVRRTGTTTTIEHNAGGTLTSGAAITQNAVWLRSTWDVDGLSRFSYSLDGSTFTQVGGTYQLNWGGYRGDRIGLYTYNPGGTGYVDFDSVQYTIAPARTYTCVSVRSGKVAEVSGGSGADGAAVIQWTGNGATNQQWAFQSTADGYHTITCVRSGKVLDVAGSSTADGARVVQATPDGRTSQQWQLRPLSGGVFQVVNRNSGKVLDVSSGSTADGAALIQYTNRGSTNQQWTFRRVTG, from the coding sequence GTGGACCTCACCAGAAGACAACTCGGCCGGCTCGCCGCGGTCGGTACCGGCACCCTCCTCCTCCCGGGACTGCTCCCGTCGAGCGCGGCGGCGGCAGACTCGTTTCTGTCCGCAAAGTGGGGTGACCAGGGCGACGGCACCTACGCCAACCCGATCGTCCCGACCGACCTCAGTGACTGGGACTGCATCCGGGTCGGCGACGACTACTACGGCATCACCAGCACGATGGGGTACTCGCCCGGCATGGCCGTCCTGCACTCGAAGGACCTGGTCAACTGGCGCCCGATCGGCGGCGCGGTCGACGACGTCACCCGCATCGGACCGGAGCTGAACTGGGACCGGATGAACCGCTACGGCCGCGGTGTGTGGGCCGGGGCCATCCGCTACCACGCGGGGCGGTACTGGGTGTACTTCAACACGCCCGACGAGGGCTTCTTCATGACGTCGGCCCCGTCGCCGGAGGGGCCCTGGGAGCCGTTGCACTCGATGTGGCGGACCTCCGGCTGGAACGACGTGTGCCCGTTCTGGGACGACGACGGCCAGGGCTACCTGGTCACCACGCACTACTCGGACGGCTACAAGGTCCACCTGTACAAGCTGTCCGAGGACGGCAAGTCGCTGGTCGGCCCGGCCCCGGTGATCCACCAGTCGAACCGCAGCGAGGCCAGCAAGCTGTACAAGATCGACGGTGTCTACTACCACCTGTTCAGCGAGGTGAAGCCCGAGGGCCGGGTCCTCATGATGAACCGCGGCTCCAGCCTCTTCGGCCCCTTCGAGACCCGGCAGCTGCTGCACGTCAACACCTCGGTCGACCGCGAGCCCAACCAGGGCGGGCTGGTGCAGACCCCGGGCGGCGACTGGTACTTCGTGACCCACCACGGCAGCCATGGCTGGGAGGGCCGCGTGCTGTCCCTGCTGCCGGTGACCTGGGTGGACGGCTGGCCGATTATCGGCACGGTGGGCTCGGACGGCATCGGCACCATGGCGTGGACGGGTCAGTTGCCCGCGACCGGCACCCCCGGCCTCCCCGTCGACGCACTGCCCGCCGTCGTGACCAGCGACTCGTTCACCGACACCCACCTCAAGCCGCAGTGGGAGTGGTACTACAAACCCCGCGCGGGCTACTGGTCGTTGACCGAACGCCCCGGCTATCTACGACTGAAGGCGTTCGCACCGCTGGCCGGGGACAACCTGATGAAGGTGGGCAACACCCTCACCCAACGAGTGCTGCGCACCGCGGGCGGCGCCACGGTGACCGTCCGCGTCGAACTCGCCGGCCTCACCGACGGTCAGCACGCCGGGCTGTGCCACTACGGCGCCAGGTACGCCGGACTGGGTGTCCGACGCACCGGGACCACCACCACGATCGAGCACAACGCCGGTGGCACCCTGACCAGCGGGGCGGCCATCACGCAGAACGCCGTGTGGCTGCGCTCCACTTGGGACGTGGACGGGCTCAGCCGCTTCTCCTACAGCCTCGACGGGAGCACGTTCACCCAGGTCGGCGGGACGTACCAGCTCAACTGGGGCGGTTACCGCGGTGACCGGATCGGCCTGTACACCTACAACCCGGGCGGCACCGGCTACGTCGACTTCGACTCGGTGCAGTACACCATCGCCCCCGCGCGGACGTACACATGCGTCAGCGTGCGCAGCGGCAAGGTGGCCGAGGTCTCCGGTGGGTCCGGCGCGGACGGCGCCGCAGTGATCCAGTGGACCGGCAACGGTGCGACGAACCAGCAGTGGGCCTTCCAGTCCACGGCCGACGGCTACCACACCATCACCTGCGTCCGCAGCGGCAAGGTGCTCGACGTGGCCGGATCCTCCACGGCGGACGGCGCGCGGGTCGTACAGGCGACCCCCGACGGCAGGACCAGCCAGCAGTGGCAGCTGCGCCCGCTGTCCGGTGGCGTGTTCCAGGTGGTCAACCGCAACAGCGGCAAGGTGCTCGACGTCAGCTCCGGCAGCACGGCCGACGGCGCCGCGCTGATCCAGTACACCAACAGGGGCAGCACCAACCAGCAGTGGACGTTCCGCCGGGTCACCGGCTAG
- a CDS encoding FCD domain-containing protein produces the protein MDDTPAIEAALPAQVPAAAPAGTADSDGQRDYRPGYEIVAERILAYIAEERLTPGDRLPTEIDLARTLDTSRAVVREAVKILSALGRVRAHKGRGLFVADDEGMLITSRWGGFFRPVDIDHVLMLFEFRRVQEMAASSLAATRATPSELRTIEVAMEQCRHGFVHGQIDVFNQADEDFHMAVAAASHNTFLVSAVRDARRLQRQSSAIGIHDSFGENSEAAVEEHEAIYRAIRDGRPEEAAQATAAHLDRTLEDYRREIQRRLFG, from the coding sequence ATGGACGACACGCCAGCGATCGAAGCGGCCTTGCCGGCTCAAGTCCCTGCTGCCGCACCCGCGGGGACGGCCGACTCGGACGGGCAGCGCGACTACCGCCCCGGGTACGAGATCGTTGCGGAGCGGATCCTCGCGTACATCGCCGAGGAGCGACTGACGCCGGGCGACCGGCTGCCCACGGAGATCGACCTCGCCCGGACGCTGGACACCAGCAGGGCGGTGGTGCGGGAAGCCGTCAAGATCCTTTCGGCCCTGGGTCGGGTACGGGCACACAAGGGGCGGGGTCTGTTCGTCGCGGACGACGAGGGCATGCTCATCACCAGCCGGTGGGGAGGCTTCTTCCGCCCCGTCGACATCGACCACGTACTGATGCTGTTCGAGTTCCGCAGGGTCCAGGAAATGGCCGCCAGCAGCCTGGCGGCCACCCGCGCCACCCCCTCGGAGCTGCGCACCATCGAAGTCGCCATGGAGCAGTGCCGGCACGGGTTCGTCCACGGCCAGATCGACGTGTTCAACCAGGCGGACGAGGACTTCCACATGGCTGTGGCGGCGGCCTCGCACAACACGTTCCTCGTCAGCGCCGTGCGGGACGCGCGACGCCTGCAGCGCCAGTCCAGCGCCATCGGAATCCACGACTCGTTCGGGGAGAACAGCGAGGCGGCCGTCGAGGAGCACGAGGCGATCTACCGGGCCATCCGTGACGGCCGCCCCGAGGAAGCCGCGCAGGCCACCGCGGCACACCTCGACCGAACCCTGGAGGACTACCGGCGCGAGATCCAGCGCCGACTGTTCGGCTGA
- a CDS encoding ABC transporter substrate-binding protein: protein MTVNQSSSSPKRALGRRRAASLAGCAATVLLTVTACGGGGTAGKTTKDGFAQAPQKDGALTVWVDATRMDAAKLYQELHPDVKLDIVSYDGNANGSNYLQTKVQLFNRTGKGWPDVVFSSQTNEASWAVDAGFAAPLNKGLIPESTLGEFAKGANDVCTVDGTVYCLRNDLSQAVLWYNAPLMKKFGYTVPTTWEEYQKLGEKVAKEHPGYLVGDAGDAFTPEIYLWASKCGANHITGPKSVSVNTTSEACTKMAKLLDVLIKNKSMSISGVFSTDFGKNKADKVLLMPGPAWYGGAVFKDTLKVPGKQIGVAPMPQWQGDGAPSTGNVGGGTWLLSQHSTHIKAATDFLKWVTTDNAYQGEKAPGFPAYAPAAETWLKAQDASGYFASDLSALSTASSQVWPEWGSGKFSQEAIWAATVKPGLTQGKTIESLLPAWQDSIVKHAESNGYKVEQ, encoded by the coding sequence ATGACCGTCAACCAGTCCTCGTCCAGCCCGAAGAGAGCTCTCGGCAGGAGGCGAGCGGCATCGCTGGCCGGATGCGCGGCCACGGTGCTGCTGACCGTGACGGCCTGTGGCGGCGGCGGCACCGCCGGCAAGACCACCAAGGACGGCTTCGCCCAGGCGCCGCAGAAGGACGGGGCGTTGACCGTCTGGGTGGACGCGACCCGGATGGACGCGGCGAAGCTGTACCAGGAGCTGCACCCGGACGTGAAGCTGGACATCGTCAGCTATGACGGCAACGCCAACGGGTCCAACTACCTGCAGACGAAGGTCCAGTTGTTCAACCGCACCGGCAAGGGCTGGCCGGACGTCGTGTTCAGCTCCCAGACCAACGAGGCCTCCTGGGCGGTCGACGCGGGCTTCGCCGCTCCGCTCAACAAGGGTCTGATCCCCGAGTCGACCCTGGGCGAGTTCGCCAAGGGCGCCAACGACGTCTGCACGGTCGACGGCACCGTCTACTGTCTGCGCAACGACCTCTCCCAGGCGGTGCTCTGGTACAACGCCCCGCTGATGAAGAAGTTCGGCTACACGGTGCCGACGACGTGGGAGGAGTACCAGAAGCTCGGCGAGAAGGTGGCCAAGGAGCACCCCGGCTACCTCGTCGGTGACGCGGGTGACGCCTTCACCCCCGAGATCTATCTGTGGGCGAGCAAGTGCGGCGCCAACCACATCACCGGCCCCAAGTCCGTGTCGGTGAACACCACCAGCGAGGCCTGCACCAAGATGGCCAAGCTCCTGGACGTACTGATCAAGAACAAGTCCATGTCCATCAGCGGCGTGTTCAGCACCGACTTCGGCAAGAACAAGGCCGACAAGGTCCTGCTCATGCCGGGCCCGGCCTGGTACGGCGGCGCGGTCTTCAAGGACACCCTCAAGGTCCCCGGCAAGCAGATCGGCGTGGCACCCATGCCGCAGTGGCAGGGTGACGGCGCGCCGTCCACCGGCAACGTCGGCGGCGGCACCTGGCTGCTGTCCCAGCACTCCACCCACATCAAGGCGGCCACCGACTTCCTGAAGTGGGTCACCACCGACAACGCCTACCAGGGGGAGAAGGCGCCCGGCTTCCCGGCCTACGCGCCGGCCGCCGAGACATGGCTGAAGGCGCAGGACGCCTCCGGCTACTTCGCCAGCGACCTGAGCGCGCTCTCGACCGCCTCCTCCCAGGTGTGGCCGGAGTGGGGCTCGGGCAAGTTCAGCCAGGAGGCGATCTGGGCGGCCACCGTCAAGCCGGGCCTGACCCAGGGCAAGACCATCGAATCGCTGCTGCCCGCCTGGCAGGACTCCATCGTCAAGCACGCCGAGTCCAACGGATACAAGGTCGAGCAGTGA
- a CDS encoding sugar ABC transporter permease: MTLSHSPSRSAGRRPRGTDRQSRAGIAFVAAYVLLLIAFGILPTGYAVYFAFTDAGGTFTGFSNFVTTAQDFRFLDAVGHVALYLLFWLVSLVVFVVSLALLLHRLASGSLSKSLRFLFYIPGALAGAASVLVWLFMLDPTVSPVSSLLGMLGYGTFGEVIAPGNLPLLFTVIAFWTGAGGWIVVIYGALNNIPTDVMEAARIDGAGAWQTAWHIQIPMLRKWIVYMVILAFAGGAQLFVEPQLLSLASVGVAGRDYSLNQLTYDFAFQMNNVNGAAAVSVELLVVSVSAAAVFVARSGFFDAD; the protein is encoded by the coding sequence GTGACCCTCAGCCACTCCCCGTCCCGCTCCGCCGGTCGGCGCCCCCGCGGCACCGACCGGCAGAGCCGGGCCGGCATCGCCTTCGTCGCGGCCTACGTACTGCTCCTGATCGCGTTCGGCATCCTGCCGACCGGGTACGCCGTCTACTTCGCGTTCACCGACGCCGGGGGCACGTTCACCGGCTTCAGCAACTTCGTCACCACCGCACAGGACTTCCGCTTCCTGGACGCCGTCGGCCATGTCGCGCTGTACCTGCTGTTCTGGCTGGTCTCCCTCGTGGTGTTCGTGGTGAGCCTGGCGCTGCTGCTGCACCGCCTCGCCTCGGGCTCCCTCAGCAAGTCCCTGCGCTTCCTCTTCTACATCCCCGGAGCGCTCGCCGGCGCCGCGAGCGTGCTGGTGTGGCTGTTCATGCTCGACCCGACGGTGAGCCCGGTCAGTTCGCTGCTGGGCATGCTGGGGTACGGCACCTTCGGTGAGGTGATCGCGCCCGGCAACCTGCCCCTGCTGTTCACGGTCATCGCGTTCTGGACCGGCGCGGGCGGCTGGATCGTCGTCATCTACGGCGCGCTCAACAACATCCCCACCGACGTCATGGAAGCCGCGCGCATCGACGGCGCGGGCGCCTGGCAGACCGCCTGGCACATCCAGATCCCCATGCTCCGCAAGTGGATCGTGTACATGGTGATCCTGGCCTTCGCGGGCGGTGCGCAGCTCTTCGTGGAGCCGCAGCTGCTGTCCCTGGCCAGTGTGGGCGTGGCCGGACGCGACTACTCGCTGAACCAGCTGACGTACGACTTCGCCTTCCAGATGAACAACGTCAACGGCGCCGCCGCGGTCTCGGTGGAGCTCCTGGTCGTCAGTGTGTCGGCCGCCGCCGTCTTCGTCGCGCGATCGGGGTTCTTCGATGCAGACTAG
- a CDS encoding carbohydrate ABC transporter permease: protein MQTSSPRRLLPRLLTGSVLLVFLVFFVLPVLWLVLAATKTDQQLVHGSPLSFGSWHTLKANWDALTAFQDNAVLQWLGNSTLYALISLVITLCVAIPAGYALAMTEFRGRHALLVSTLVVMLMPTATLVVPLFLEINAVGLIGTMWSIILPYSFYPFGVYLTYIYFTTAVPKDLLAAARMDGCSEFGVFRHIALPLATPVVALVGFFSFVANWTNYFLPYVMLPESGQMPIQVGVGTLLSNVPSFNPAVGTLAIERPQLALATLVAITPVLFVFLFAQRFLVSGMLAGATKE, encoded by the coding sequence ATGCAGACTAGTTCCCCGCGCCGCCTCCTGCCCCGTCTGCTGACCGGCTCCGTCCTGCTCGTCTTCCTGGTGTTCTTCGTGCTGCCGGTGCTGTGGCTCGTCCTCGCGGCGACCAAGACCGATCAGCAACTCGTCCACGGCAGTCCGCTCTCCTTCGGCTCCTGGCACACCCTCAAGGCCAACTGGGACGCCCTCACCGCGTTCCAGGACAACGCCGTCCTGCAGTGGCTCGGCAACTCGACGCTGTACGCGCTGATCTCGCTCGTCATCACGCTCTGTGTGGCCATCCCGGCGGGCTACGCGCTGGCCATGACCGAGTTCCGCGGACGGCACGCCCTGCTCGTCTCGACCCTGGTCGTGATGCTCATGCCGACCGCCACGCTGGTGGTGCCGCTGTTCCTGGAGATCAACGCGGTCGGTCTGATCGGCACGATGTGGTCGATCATCCTGCCGTACTCGTTCTATCCGTTCGGCGTGTATCTGACGTACATCTACTTCACCACCGCGGTACCGAAGGACCTGCTGGCGGCGGCACGGATGGACGGCTGCTCGGAGTTCGGTGTCTTCCGGCACATCGCGCTGCCGCTGGCGACACCGGTCGTCGCACTCGTCGGGTTCTTCAGCTTCGTCGCCAACTGGACCAACTACTTCCTGCCCTACGTGATGCTGCCCGAGAGCGGCCAGATGCCCATCCAGGTGGGGGTCGGGACCCTGCTCAGCAATGTGCCGTCCTTCAACCCGGCCGTCGGCACGCTCGCGATCGAGCGGCCGCAGCTGGCCCTGGCGACGCTCGTGGCCATCACACCCGTACTGTTCGTCTTCCTCTTCGCGCAGCGCTTCCTGGTCAGCGGGATGCTCGCCGGCGCCACCAAGGAATAG
- a CDS encoding L-rhamnose mutarotase has protein sequence MKRIAQTIRLRPEHRERYLELHSAVWPGVEAAMHRANIRNFGIFLHGDVLFGYLEYHGDDFEADMAVLEADPETQEWWKLTDPCQEPWPDRGDSRLWTELTEIWHLDPPGEDTTV, from the coding sequence GTGAAGCGCATCGCCCAGACCATCAGGCTCCGGCCCGAGCACCGGGAGAGGTACCTCGAACTGCACTCCGCCGTCTGGCCCGGGGTGGAGGCGGCCATGCACCGGGCGAACATCCGCAACTTCGGCATCTTCCTCCACGGTGACGTGCTGTTCGGCTACCTCGAGTACCACGGCGACGACTTCGAGGCCGACATGGCTGTCCTCGAAGCCGACCCCGAGACGCAGGAGTGGTGGAAGCTCACCGACCCCTGCCAGGAACCCTGGCCCGACCGGGGCGACTCCCGCCTGTGGACGGAACTGACCGAGATCTGGCACCTCGACCCGCCCGGCGAGGACACCACCGTCTGA
- a CDS encoding amidohydrolase family protein, translated as MTSAPVLIDAHHHLWDLDQRPQPWLDDPGLTSIRRTFTPDDLRSTATRPVAGRHLHGTVAVQCVPEVPETEDLLALAEREPLIEAVVGWADLTSPAIGDTLDRLIAGPGGTWLRSLRHLVQGETEPAWLQRPDVERGLAVARDRGLSYDVLVRSHQLDQAIRLAERFPDLPQVLNHAGKPDIAGRELATWREQVRRLAAHEHVVCKLSGLITEADHDSWTTSDIRPVWDELLTSFGPDRLMFGSDWPVANLAGGWNRWAATVDELLTGCAESEIHALLAGTATAFYRLPARD; from the coding sequence ATGACCTCCGCCCCCGTTCTCATCGACGCGCACCACCATCTGTGGGACCTCGACCAGCGCCCGCAGCCCTGGCTCGACGACCCCGGCCTGACGTCGATCCGCCGCACCTTCACCCCCGACGACCTGCGCTCCACCGCGACCCGCCCCGTCGCGGGCCGTCACCTCCACGGCACGGTGGCCGTGCAGTGCGTGCCGGAGGTGCCGGAGACGGAGGACCTGCTCGCCCTCGCGGAGCGGGAGCCGCTGATCGAGGCGGTGGTCGGCTGGGCGGACCTCACGTCGCCGGCGATCGGAGACACGCTCGACCGGCTGATCGCCGGACCGGGCGGCACCTGGCTGCGTTCCCTGCGCCACCTCGTCCAGGGTGAGACGGAACCGGCCTGGCTGCAACGCCCCGATGTCGAACGGGGGCTGGCGGTGGCGAGGGACCGGGGGCTCTCCTACGACGTCCTGGTCCGTAGCCATCAGCTCGACCAGGCGATCCGGCTGGCCGAACGCTTCCCCGACCTGCCACAGGTCCTGAACCACGCCGGCAAGCCGGACATCGCCGGACGTGAACTCGCCACATGGCGAGAACAGGTACGACGGCTGGCCGCGCACGAGCACGTGGTCTGCAAGCTGTCGGGACTGATCACCGAGGCCGACCACGACAGCTGGACCACCTCCGACATCCGCCCGGTCTGGGACGAACTGCTCACGTCCTTCGGCCCGGACCGGCTGATGTTCGGCTCCGACTGGCCGGTCGCCAACCTCGCGGGCGGCTGGAACCGCTGGGCCGCCACCGTGGACGAACTGCTCACCGGCTGCGCGGAGAGCGAGATCCACGCGCTCCTCGCCGGCACCGCGACCGCCTTCTACCGCCTCCCCGCCCGCGACTGA
- a CDS encoding alcohol dehydrogenase catalytic domain-containing protein has product MTLAVHYTAARTLDTAPASSVEPGPGEVELAPAYVGICGTDLHIFHGDMDARVATPAVLGHEMSGRILRVGPGVEGWAPGDAVTVMPLRWDDTCPACRAGHRHVCQHLDFIGIDSPGAMQQRWTVPASTLIRLPESLALDRAALVEPTAVAVHDVGRARVTEGEKVVVVGGGPVGVLIALVAQAAGAEVRVVELSAHRRSLAEGLGLATWDPAADDIGALVGAWTADAGADVAFEVSGAAGGVHTAVEVLGVRGRLCLVAIHPRPREVNLHRFFWRELTLVGARLYDRSDFEKAVALVADGTVPADRLISKVVPLTQALAAFEALESGGDVMKILLDCTDGTDHCDDTQGAAV; this is encoded by the coding sequence ATGACACTCGCCGTCCACTACACGGCTGCCCGCACCCTGGACACGGCCCCCGCATCGAGCGTGGAGCCGGGCCCCGGCGAGGTGGAGCTGGCCCCCGCCTACGTCGGTATCTGCGGCACCGACCTGCACATCTTCCACGGCGACATGGACGCCCGGGTCGCCACGCCCGCCGTCCTGGGGCACGAGATGTCCGGCCGGATCCTCCGGGTCGGTCCGGGCGTGGAGGGCTGGGCGCCCGGCGACGCGGTGACCGTGATGCCGCTGCGCTGGGACGACACCTGCCCCGCCTGCCGGGCCGGTCACCGACACGTCTGCCAGCACCTCGACTTCATCGGCATCGACTCCCCGGGCGCCATGCAGCAGCGCTGGACCGTACCCGCCTCCACCCTGATCCGCCTGCCGGAATCACTCGCACTGGACCGGGCGGCGCTCGTGGAGCCCACCGCGGTGGCCGTCCACGACGTCGGCCGGGCCCGGGTCACCGAGGGCGAGAAGGTCGTGGTCGTCGGCGGCGGGCCGGTCGGGGTGCTGATCGCACTGGTCGCGCAGGCCGCCGGGGCCGAGGTGCGGGTGGTGGAGCTCAGCGCCCACCGCCGTTCGCTGGCCGAGGGACTGGGGCTGGCCACCTGGGATCCGGCCGCGGACGACATCGGCGCCCTGGTCGGCGCGTGGACGGCCGACGCGGGCGCGGATGTCGCGTTCGAGGTGTCCGGTGCGGCCGGCGGTGTGCACACCGCCGTGGAGGTCCTCGGGGTGCGGGGGCGGCTGTGCCTGGTCGCCATCCATCCCCGGCCCCGCGAGGTGAACCTGCACCGCTTCTTCTGGCGCGAACTCACCCTCGTCGGCGCCCGCCTGTACGACCGCTCCGACTTCGAGAAGGCCGTCGCCCTGGTGGCCGACGGCACCGTCCCCGCCGACCGGCTGATCAGCAAGGTCGTCCCCCTCACCCAGGCTCTCGCCGCGTTCGAGGCGCTGGAGAGCGGCGGCGACGTGATGAAGATCCTCCTCGACTGCACCGACGGCACCGACCACTGCGACGACACCCAGGGAGCCGCCGTATGA
- a CDS encoding SDR family oxidoreductase: MSAFDLTGKLAVVTGARRGIGRAMARALAEAGADIIGVSASLEESGSDVEKDVTAVGRTFEALRTDFADPEAVRALGADLAGRQRPVDILVNNAGTIRRAPAVQHSDADWESVLQVNLSAQFVLTRAVGAGMVARGHGKVIFTASLLSYQGGITVPGYTAAKHGIAGLTKALANEWAPHGVNVNAIAPGYIATDNTQALQDDPVRSRAILDRIPAGRWGNPDDLAGATVFLASDAAAYIHGTTLPVDGGWLGR; encoded by the coding sequence ATGAGCGCCTTCGACCTCACCGGGAAACTCGCCGTCGTCACCGGCGCCCGGCGCGGTATCGGCCGAGCCATGGCCCGCGCCCTCGCCGAAGCCGGAGCCGACATCATCGGCGTCAGCGCCTCCCTGGAGGAGTCCGGCAGCGACGTGGAGAAGGACGTCACCGCCGTGGGCCGCACCTTCGAAGCCCTCCGCACCGACTTCGCCGACCCCGAAGCCGTCCGCGCCCTCGGCGCCGACCTCGCCGGACGCCAACGCCCCGTGGACATCCTCGTCAACAACGCGGGCACCATCCGCCGCGCCCCGGCCGTCCAGCACAGCGACGCCGACTGGGAGTCGGTGCTCCAGGTCAACCTCAGCGCCCAGTTCGTCCTCACCCGCGCCGTCGGCGCCGGCATGGTCGCCCGCGGCCACGGCAAGGTCATCTTCACCGCCTCGCTGCTCAGCTACCAGGGCGGCATCACCGTCCCCGGCTACACCGCCGCCAAGCACGGCATCGCCGGTCTGACCAAGGCCCTGGCCAACGAGTGGGCACCGCACGGCGTCAACGTCAACGCCATAGCCCCCGGCTACATCGCCACCGACAACACCCAGGCCCTCCAGGACGACCCCGTCCGCAGCAGGGCGATCCTGGACCGCATCCCCGCCGGACGCTGGGGCAACCCCGACGACCTGGCGGGCGCCACCGTCTTCCTCGCCTCCGACGCCGCCGCCTACATCCACGGCACCACCCTGCCCGTCGACGGCGGATGGCTCGGCCGATGA